From the genome of Anopheles funestus chromosome 2RL, idAnoFuneDA-416_04, whole genome shotgun sequence:
GCATTTAAAAAGTGGTTGGTATTAGACTTCATTTGATTTTATCATTCCCGCCGGGGGTTTATAgctactttgtttttttttttcgttctcttttgcttttaatttgtcACCTTATATATTATGTCTTTATTTAAGTGCTTCCCTAAAGAGGCAATCTTTTAATTAGTTTGGTCCATTAGTGGTGGTAGAGAATTgctatgcgtgtgtgtgtgtgtggttttcctGCATCCCTTTCTAAGCTGGTGGTCTATTTGCGTTTACTAACAGTGGATGTTACATCATGCGGTTAACATCGAGGATTTGTATGGGTTCACAGTTTTCTCACGCTTGTATATAGCGTTGGCGACGCTTTTGGCATTTTTCATAGGCCAGATAAATTAATGCTAAGGTGATTAGTATCGCGATGGTAACCGCCATCCCGATACTAATCCATAtgatttcttcatttattccACCATGGTAGGATCGTCCTGAAAcagtagaaaaattaaaaacagtaaGTAAGTAAGCGTTGATCGGGATAATCGCAAACGCCGATCTTTGGCATTGAATGCCGCAGCACTTGCTAGGTTTCAATTTAAGTGATCTCACCCCCAGTTCGGTAGTTCGAAGAGTATCCAATATTTCCCGTGCCAGCCACTCTCCCGACGGCCATTTTggttgtttactttttggcAAGAGTTTCAGCTAGTGCTTTCTGCAGGTCAATGGATCGTTTTCCCGGATGCACTGGTTAGCACAGATGATTAACTGCTCGCTCCAACGAACTTCCGACAGTCTGCGAtgcgatgtgtgtgtgagacaagaaataaataacgGGAAAGAATACTCCCTGCACACCGCTTACTTACGAAAGGACGATAAAATTACTGTACCATTAAAGTAACGTCTCAGTGTGAAATCATTGCACTGTTATTGCCTTGGTTTGGTACAAGAACACAACTAgccatcttcttttttttggcaggAAACTCAGCAGCGGCAATTTGTTAAAACTGTGTAAAATGATGGCTTACGGTACAATGTTTTCCCACACGACCGAAGACGTAAGCGATGCTTGCAGTAACATAAAGCTGAAACAGATGTaatgtggaaaactttttccgcGGCTGACTACGCACCagatgtatttgttttatttttttgccattAGTTTATTATAACGGTAGCAAACATAGAGAGGTACCTGCGCAGAATCTTATGTCTGGAGATTATATGTACGTTGTAAAGATATGATTAACCCCAAAATGGAAGAGAAACATGATCTGGAGAGATGAGAATGTTCCCAGAGAGCATCCTTCGGCGGTACGCTAAATTTTGTGGTTGTGATAACGATTTTGACACTGCCAAGGGGCGGTTTTttcgtggaaaagaaaaaaaaacgtttatgTATTTATGAGATTGATTTGCACCAACGTGTGAACGAAATTTTCAGCAagataattcaattaaacaaaaaagaacgttGTATTAATAACCCATTAAAAGTCTCACGCGCCTTATGTAAATATTTCTGGGAAGACCGGTATGGCAACCGATGTGCGTGGCACTATGCACACACACTCGAAACTTCATTcttaatgcattttttatcaataaaaatgcTAATATACCCACCAC
Proteins encoded in this window:
- the LOC125761391 gene encoding uncharacterized protein LOC125761391, which encodes MAVGRVAGTGNIGYSSNYRTGGRSYHGGINEEIIWISIGMAVTIAILITLALIYLAYEKCQKRRQRYIQA